A region from the Neurospora crassa OR74A linkage group V, whole genome shotgun sequence genome encodes:
- the nuo24 gene encoding NADH:ubiquinone oxidoreductase 24, producing the protein MATKLTPFLMRTAVRAATRLSTKPSTIAPVSRACLSISARRPSDTLMVHRNTPDNNPDIPFKFSADNEKVIEEIIKRYPPQYKKAAVMPLLDLGQRQHGFCSISVMNEVARLLEMPPMRVYEVASFYTMYNRTPVGKFHVQACTTTPCQLGGCGSDVIVKAIKEHLGIKQGETTPDGLFTFIEVECLGACANAPMVQINDDYFEDLTPETIKQVLSALKESVTDVSKAPQPGPQSGRQTCENAAGLTSLTSEPYGPEVTRSDL; encoded by the exons ATGGCGACCAAGCTAACTCCCTTCCTCATGCGGACGGCCGTCCGGGCGGCGACCCGGCTGTCCACCAAGCCTTCGACAATTGCGCCCGTCTCCCGCGCATGCCTCTCCATTTCGGCGCGGAGGCCCAGCGACACCCTCATGGTG CACCGCAACACCCCCGACAACAACCCCGACATCCCCTTCAAGTTCTCGGCCGACAATGAAAAGGTCATCGAAGAGATTATCAAGCGCTACCCGCCGCAGTACAAGAAGGCGGCCGTTATGCCCCTGCTCGATCTTGGCCAGCGCCAGCACGGTTTCTGCAGCATCAGCGTCATGAATGAGGTGGCCCGTCTGCTTGAGATGCCGCCCATGCGCGTCTACGAGGTCGCCTCTTTTTACACCATGTACAACCGCACCCCGGTTGGCAAGTTCCACGTTCAGGCTTGCACTACC ACCCCTTGCCAACTAGGTGGCTGCGGCTCCGACGTGATCgtcaaggccatcaaggagcATCTTGGCATCAAGCAAGGCGAGACCACTCCCGACGGCCTTTTCACTTTTATCGAGGTTGAGTGCCTGGGCGCGTGCGCCAACGCGCCCATGGTCCAGATCAACGATGACTACTTTGAAGATTTGACCCCGGAGACCATTAAGCAGGTGTTGTCGGCGCTCAAGGAGAGCGTCACGGATGTGTCCAAGGCGCCTCAGCCGGGCCCACAGAGCGGGAGACAGACGTGTGAGAACGCCGCCGGCCTAACAAGTTTGACGAGCGAGCCATACGGACCGGAGGTCACGCGATCGGATCTTTAA
- a CDS encoding DNA replication licensing factor mcm5, protein MDYQSVFSARTYAGAASSYVPEEDSNQHIRAQLEAFILDFRLDNSFIYRDQLRENALLKKYYCDVNIGDLIKFNEEIAHRLVTEPAEIIPLFEAALKRCTHRIVFPNEPKIDLPDHQLLLHSNAEDVSIRNLDSLTISRLVRVPGIVIGASVMSSKATELHVQCRNCGHVQHVHVSGGFSGATLPRTCGRIRAPGDPGEKCPMDPYFVQHEKSRFVDQQIIKLQEAPDQVPVGELPRHVLISADRYLTNRVVPGSRCTVMGIFSIYQSGGNKKSTSGAVAIRTPYLRAVGIQTDIDQTAKGLAVFSEEEEQEFLELSRRPDLYNVMAECIAPSIYGNKDIKKAILCLLMGGSKKILPDGMRLRGDINVLMLGDPGTAKSQLLKFVEKVAPIAIYTSGKGSSAAGLTASVQRDASTREFYLEGGAMVLADGGVVCIDEFDKMRDEDRVAIHEAMEQQTISIAKAGITTILNARTSVLAAANPIFGRYDDMKTPGENIDFQTTILSRFDMIFIVKDEHERGRDERIAKHVMGIHMGGRGVEERIEAEIPVEKMRRYISYCRSRCAPRLSPEAAEKLSSHFVAIRKQVHASELEANARSSIPITVRQLEAIVRITESLAKLTLSPVATEKHVDEAIRLFLCSTMDAVNQGGSTGSNRELNEETSRVEAELKRRLPIGWSTSLATLRREMVEGKGFSEVALNRALMMLQRRDTIMFRNQGAQVYRNGA, encoded by the exons ATGGATTATCAGTCCGTCTTCTCAGCCCGGACCTACGCCGGCGCTGCTTCTTCATATGTACCAGAGGAGGACAGCAACCAGCACATTCGCGCCCAGCTCGAGGCTTTCATTCTCGACTTCCGACTAGATAACAGCTTTATCTACAG AGACCAACTACGAGAAAATGCCCTTCTAAAGAAATACTACTGCGATGTCAACATTGGCGACTTGATCAAATTCAATGAAGAAATTGCCCATAGACTAGTCACCGAACCCGCCGAGATTATCCCTCTGTTCGAGGCCGCTCTGAAGCGCTGCACACACCGAATCGTCTTCCCAAACGAACCCAAGATAGACCTGCCCGACCACCAACTGCTTCTACACTCCAACGCCGAAGATGTTTCTATCCGTAACCTCGACTCCCTTACAATCTCCCGGCTGGTCCGGGTACCTGGTATCGTCATTGGTGCCTCGGTAATGTCGTCCAAGGCGACTGAGCTCCACGTCCAGTGCCGCAACTGCGGCCACGTCCAACACGTTCACGTATCCGGCGGCTTCAGTGGCGCTACCCTTCCCAGGACATGTGGCAGAATCAGGGCACCTGGGGACCCTGGCGAGAAGTGCCCAATGGATCCCTACTTTGTACAACATGAAAAGTCCAGATTCGTCGATCAGCAAATTATCAAGCTTCAGGAAGCTCCAGACCAAGTTCCCGTCGGTGAACTGCCCCGCCATGTCCTGATTTCCGCCGACCGCTACCTCACGAACCGCGTGGTGCCCGGCTCAAGGTGTACCGTCATGGGTATTTTTTCTATATACCAAAGTGGAGGCAACAAGAAGTCCACAAGCGGCGCCGTCGCCATTCGCACACCCTATCTCCGCGCAGTCGGTATCCAGACAGACATTGACCAAACAGCCAAGGGTCTGGCTGTCTTttccgaggaggaagagcaggagTTCCTTGAGCTTAGCCGTCGTCCAGATCTCTACAATGTCATGGCCGAATGCATCGCGCCGTCCATCTATGGAAATAAGGATATCAAAAAGGCTATCCTCTGTTTACTCATGGGTGGCTCCAAGAAGATCCTTCCAGATGGCATGAGGCTTCGTGGTGATATCAACGTCCTCATGCTTGGTGATCCCGGTACGGCCAAGTCACAACTGCTCAAGTTCGTCGAAAAAGTCGCTCCTATCGCCATCTACACCTCCGGCAAGGgttcctccgccgccggttTGACGGCTTCCGTCCAGCGTGACGCTTCCACGCGCGAGTTCTACCTCGAAGGCGGTGCCATGGTTCTCGCTGACGGCGGTGTCGTCTGTATCGATGAGTTCGACAAGATGCGCGATGAGGACAGAGTGGCAATACACGAAGCTATGGAGCAACAAACCATTTCCATCGCCAAGGCCGGCATCACCACGATCCTCAATGCTCGAACTTCGGTCTTGGCCGCCGCTAACCCCATCTTTGGCCGCTACGACGACATGAAGACCCCGGGCGAGAACATCGACTTTCAGACCACCATCTTGTCGCGTTTCGACATGATCTTCATCGTCAAGGATGAGCACGAGCGCGGCCGTGATGAGCGCATCGCCAAGCACGTTATGGGTATCCATATGGGTGGTCGTGGTGTCGAGGAGCGGATTGAGGCAGAGATCCCGGTCGAGAAGATGAGGCGGTACATCAGCTATTGCCGATC CCGCTGCGCCCCGCGCCTCTCTCCGGAAGCCGCCGAGAAGCTCTCCTCGCACTTCGTCGCCATCCGCAAGCAAGTGCACGCCTCAGAGCTTGAAGCCAACGCGCGCTCCTCGATTCCCATCACGGTCCGCCAGCTCGAAGCCATTGTGCGCATCACCGAGTCGCTCGCCAAGCTGACGCTCTCGCCCGTCGCGACGGAGAAGCACGTGGACGAGGCCATCCGGCTATTCCTGTGCTCGACCATGGACGCCGTCAACCAAGGTGGCAGCACGGGCAGCAATCGGGAGTTGAACGAGGAGACGTCCCGCGTCGAGGCCGAGCTGAAGCGCCGCTTGCCCATCGGCTGGAGCACCAGCTTGGCGACCCTGCGCAGGGAAATGGTGGAGGGTAAAGGGTTTAGCGAGGTGGCGCTGAATAGGGCGCTGATGATGTTGCAGAGGCGGGATACCATTATGTTTAGGAACCAGGGCGCGCAGGTTTATAGGAATGGCGCGTAG
- a CDS encoding GARP complex component: MFSNQGARKSVDSLSPIPDAGRFGDFPFHGRGSRSPSRPFHSRRDSTAGSIHSIGGSLDSSTGTWGDAVLESGQNAISTLLQPPIVRTGLLPHTSAPASTAHKPPTARDIPPVTLTNVPRIDNSEFTQYLTQVGALYEQLRRVQADEEEASGTHSRRGSKADATSAEDGHLRPGKRSGASRRASSSSITSISSIEAPGPARRSSSYRKAASQGPPPLSTIPVVYFDEDFHLENPRTFDVVSERSEVVRPAPGSDDRAHHNGQVSAPRKALATNAILQEKLSWYMDTVEMHLIQSISTASTTFFTALGSLRELHSEAADSVDRIKTLRRELENLDEEIATRGLDIVHQRRRRENIQRLHDAVMQLREVVEGVAVCESLVDSGEVDAALDNIDALEKLIAGEEGASHNGRPGMELRDLRGTTALQGVHTDMRTLRQRIGKTYEERFITLLIRDIQRHVAHVSNQEVLMRWSSASIRARGGHNREPSNREPSAFPSYLTSTDGLRSELLVSLTGLHRAKFLTAAATAYRETALREIKNLIRRPLPSSSDDDNESMMSASTMTGAKQRSQQERSSILARNLRALEPRDAEGLLIKIYIGVTETLRRLDTQAKVLLDVASSLGDSDPTSGLRSPPPFSPTGRRLSTAALEAQEEIHTALDLPNLLGQAVDIAQDKVVRLLKVRSEQSTRLTLEWFLRYFTLNLHFANECEAISGRSGTSLKNLVNGHIKEFVQRHGDAEKQKLAQGMESDQWASQDFTEKDTELLNRILEMSTRDAAIWAEATKIWIPPSDDENVGSVATPVPEAQANGDSGDKAAEAQANGASKSKARAAVVDSETFLLPKSAILCMNGMAQFIHLIVGIPSMTADVSSSLIAYLQLFNSRCKQLILGAGALMSAGLKNITTRHLAVASQALAFIAATIPHVREFVRRHCGNNLVSGVMADFDKVRRDFQEHQNIIYNKLVEIMTGRAVLASRKMRATNWDAGSPAAHEYMETLAKETTTLHRNLTRQLPEGTVRMIMMLVFKNYKDTFGSTFKGLEPTTEAGKESMLRDVEYFDSRLNKLDGFEDTGQHLINIVKAKEIRKAPSRPTSLTPSHPPSRGPSRAPSPALAPGSRAGSRAGSRAGSRAGSRAGSRAPTPTPTQTLTGRSSAEIIAEVSAAAEAGGYGR, from the exons ATGTTCTCCAACCAGGGTGCTCGCAAGTCGGTCGATAGTCTTTCGCCAATACCCGATGCCGGGCGGTTTGGCGACTTTCCTTTCCACGG GAGAGGCTCACGCAGTCCGAGCCGCCCGTTCCATTCTCGACGGGATTCGACGGCGGGCTCCATACACTCCATCGGTGGCTCTCTCGACAGTTCCACTGGTACCTGGGGTGACGCCGTCCTAGAGTCCGGTCAGAACGCCATCTCAACCCTGCTCCAACCGCCCATAGTCCGAACCGGCCTCCTTCCCCATACCTCAGCACCCGCTTCCACTGCGCATAAGCCTCCGACTGCTCGAGACATTCCACCTGTCACGCTCACCAATGTCCCTCGCATTGACAATTCCGAATTCACACAATATCTCACCCAAGTCGGCGCGTTATACGAACAATTACGACGGGTTCAggcagacgaagaagaggcatCTGGTACTCACAGCAGACGAGGTAGCAAGGCGGACGCAACCTCAGCCGAGGATGGCCACCTACGACCGGGCAAACGATCTGGCGCATCCAGGAGGGCATCCAGCTCATCCATTACGTCCATATCATCGATAGAAGCCCCGGGTCCCGCTCGACGCAGCTCAAGCTACAGGAAAGCGGCATCGCAAGGTCCTCCACCATTATCCACCATTCCCGTGGTATACTTTGACGAAGACTTTCACCTCGAGAACCCCCGAACTTTCGATGTCGTCAGTGAGCGATCCGAAGTGGTACGACCCGCGCCGGGATCCGATGACCGAGCGCACCACAATGGGCAGGTCTCCGCGCCTCGGAAGGCTCTTGCGACAAATGCCATCTTGCAGGAGAAGCTGTCATGGTATATGGACACCGTCGAAATGCACCTTATCCAGTCGATTTCAACCGCGTCAACCACCTTTTTCACTGCGCTGGGGTCTCTTAGGGAACTGCATTCAGAAGCCGCAGACTCCGTGGACAGAATCAAGACACTGAGGAGAGAGCTAGAGAATTTGGATGAGGAGATTGCAACCAGGGGTTTGGATATCGTGCACCAACGGCGGAGACGGGAGAACATCCAACGATTGCACGATGCAGTCATGCAGCTTCGGGAAGTGGTTGAAGGAGTGGCTGTATGCGAATCGCTGGTAGATTCGGGCGAGGTGGACGCAGCGCTTGACAACATTGACGCTTTGGAAAAACTGATTGCTGGAGAAGAGGGGGCTTCGCACAATGGTCGTCCCGGGATGGAGTTGAGAGATCTCAGGGGCACCACTGCGCTTCAAGGTGTACACACCGACATGAGGACTCTTCGGCAACGCATCGGCAAAACCTACGAAGAGAGGTTTATAACTCTCCTAATACGTGACATCCAGCGCCACGTTGCACACGTCTCAAACCAGGAGGTTCTGATGCGGTGGAGCAGTGCTTCAATACGTGCACGAGGGGGCCACAACCGCGAGCCCTCGAACCGCGAGCCCTCGGCTTTTCCCTCGTACCTGACATCAACAGACGGTTTGCGATCGGAACTTCTGGTTAGTCTGACTGGCTTACACAGGGCCAAGTTCCTTACAGCCGCTGCGACAGCTTATAGAGAGACAGCTCTGCGTGAGATCAAAAACCTCATCCGCAGGCCTCTGCCAAGTTCGagcgatgatgataatgagtCTATGATGTCCGCATCAACAATGACAGGGGCCAAGCAACGCTCTCAACAGGAACGTTCCTCCATCCTGGCTCGGAACCTGCGTGCCTTGGAACCCCGGGACGCGGAGGGGCTGCTAATCAAGATCTACATCGGAGTAACTGAAACACTAAGGCGACTGGATACACAAGCAAAGGTATTGTTAGATGTCGCAAGTTCTCTCGGCGACTCGGATCCAACTAGTGGGCTCAGGTCTCCTCCACCTTTTAGCCCTACAGGCAGGCGTTTGTCGACGGCAGCCCTGGAGGCCCAAGAAGAGATTCATACAGCCCTCGATCTTCCAAACCTTCTTGGGCAGGCCGTTGATATTGCTCAGGATAAAGTCGTACGACTATTGAAAGTTAGGTCGGAACAGAGCACGCGTCTAACGCTCGAATGGTTCCTTCGATACTTCACTCTCAACCTCCATTTCGCCAATGAGTGCGAGGCCATTTCAGGCCGAAGTGGGACATCGTTGAAGAATCTTGTCAATGGTCACATCAAGGAATTTGTTCAGCGTCACGGCGACGCCGAGAAGCAGAAACTTGCCCAAGGCATGGAGAGTGATCAGTGGGCAAGTCAGGATTTTACCGAAAAAGACACCGAGCTTCTCAACCGCATATTGGAAATGAGCACACGAGATGCGGCCATTTGGGCAGAAGCAACCAAAATTTGGATTCCACCCTCCGACGACGAGAATGTTGGCAGCGTTGCTACTCCTGTCCCTGAAGCGCAGGCCAACGGTGACTCTGGAGACAAGGCCGCTGAAGCACAGGCGAACGGGGCTTCCAAGTCCAAGGCACGCGCTGCGGTCGTCGACTCTGAGACATTCCTTCTCCCCAAGTCCGCGATATTGTGCATGAATGGCATGGCTCAGTTTATCCACCTTATTGTCGGCATTCCCTCCATGACGGCCGATGTGTCGTCCTCTCTCATTGCTTACCTTCAGCTCTTTAACTCACGCTGCAAGCAACTCATTCTAGGTGCAGGGGCACTCATGTCCGCTGGCCTGAAGAATATCACCACGCGCCATCTTGCTGTAGCGTCGCAGGCACTAGCCTTCATCGCCGCAACGATCCCCCATGTGCGTGAGTTCGTCCGCCGTCATTGCGGAAACAATCTTGTCTCTGGTGTGATGGCAGATTTCGACAAAGTCAGGCGGGACTTCCAAGAGCACCAGAATATCATCTACAATAAACTAGTCGAGATCATGACTGGCCGAGCAGTTCTCGCCTCTAGGAAGATGAGGGCAACCAACTGGGATGCCGGGTCCCCAGCGGCGCACGAGTACATGGAGACACTGGCCAAGGAAACCACCACGCTTCACCGCAACTTGACTAGACAGCTACCCGAGGGAACGGTGCGCATGATCATGATGCTGGTGTTCAAGAACTACAAAGACACCTTTGGCTCGACGTTCAAGGGATTGGAGCCCACCACGGAGGCCGGGAAGGAGAG CATGCTGCGTGATGTCGAATACTTTGATTCTCGCCTGAACAAGCTCGACGGGTTCGAGGATACGGGCCAGCACCTTATCAACATTGTCAAAGCCAAGGAGATCAGGAAAGCCCCATCTCGGCCCACATCGCTCACCCCGTCCCATCCTCCGTCTCGCGGTCCGTCCCGAGCTCCATCCCCTGCGCTCGCTCCCGGTTCTCGTGCCGGATCTCGCGCCGGGTCCCGCGCCGGATCTCGAGCTGGATCGCGGGCAGGATCTCGTgcgccaacgccaacaccAACTCAAACATTAACGGGAAGAAGCTCCGCTGAAATCATAGCAGAAGTTAGTGCCGCTGCTGAAGCAGGGGGGTATGGAAGGTAA
- a CDS encoding anaphase-promoting complex subunit CDC23, giving the protein MRLSATDTLHLKEALQNAVVKCSERCLYQSAKWAAELLDSVPDPVLSDLDQKEAVAGLQGYQHPAVSANPDPVEAELEAKELSKYLLAKSFFDCKEFDRCASVFLPDSLLSGLLSTKATDATTPKGKAKASSAPPYEQALPSLSQKSLFLALYAKVISGEKKKNEESEMIMGPQDLGTIKNSHLVVVSRFLERWFAERKAEDSDLPPSQGFLEYLYGMVMVKEKNEDAALDYLLNSVHLFPWNWGAWLELTNLISGVEQLNKITPVLPQNIMSFIFYANTAVNLYQQGQDLAASVNDLLKLFPTSSFILTCRALLNYHSKDLYTAEQNFSNLLALHPHRLDSLDHYSNILYVLNMRPKLAFLAHLCSSIDKFRPESCVVIGNYYSLLSLHEKAVQYFRRALTLDRSCLSAWTLMGHEYVELKNTHAAIESYRRAVDVNRRDYRAWYGLGQTYEVLEMNSYALYYYKKAAGLRPWDGKMWQAVGSCLQKMGKDRDGIKALKRALLADSYYDSTLSSFGSAGPADRMAQMDPEVLLQIASMYDRLGEVEEARAYMELCVAQEDGGATDNADASAVCTSNPGESFVVHGDSPGSDGDAEGGYEGRGGAGQGEGTGVTVATSKARMWLARYAMRTEDYVTANRLATELCQDGVEVEEAKALIREVRSRMELADLTER; this is encoded by the exons ATGCGTCTATCAGCAACAGATACCCTACACCTCAAGGAAGCTCTGCAAAATGCAGTCGTGAAATGCTCTGAGCGTTGTCTTTACCAATCCGCAAAATG GGCCGCCGAGCTTCTCGATTCGGTTCCTGATCCAGTGCTAAGTGATTTGGATCAAAAAGAAGCCGTGGCAGGACTCCAAGGATATCAACACCCGGCCGTCTCCGCCAACCCAGACCCCGTAGAAGCTGAGCTGGAGGCTAAGGAGCTCAGCAAGTATCTGCTCGCCAAGTCCTTCTTCGATTGCAAGGAGTTCGACCGTTGCGCTTCCGTCTTCTTGCCAGATTCCCTCCTCTCCGGCCTACTATCCACGAAAGCCACGGATGCTACGACACCCAAAGGCAAGGCCAAGGCAAGCTCTGCGCCGCCGTACGAGCAGGCTCTCCCCTCTCTCAGTCAGAAAAGCTTGTTCTTGGCCCTCTATGCCAAAGTCATTTccggagagaagaagaagaacgaggAGTCGGAGATGATCATGGGTCCCCAGGACCTGGGCACCATCAAGAATAGCCATCTGGTTGTTGTCAGCCGCTTCCTCGAGAGGTGGTTTGCCGAGCGCAAAGCCGAGGACTCGGATTTGCCGCCAAGTCAAGGCTTCCTCGAGTATTT ATACGGCATGGTTATGGTTAAGGAGAAGAACGAGGACGCCGCGTTAGATTACCTTCTCAACAGTGTCCATCTGTTTCCGTGGAACTGGGGCGCTTGGCTTGAGCTCACAAATCTCATCTCAGGGGTCGAACAGCTCAACAAGATAACCCCTGTCCTCCCGCAAAACATCATGTCTTTTATCTTCTACGCCAACACGGCGGTTAATCTGTATCAACAGGGGCAAGATCTAGCTGCCTCTGTCAACGATCTCCTGAAGCTTTTCCCGACGTCTTCCTTCATTCTAACCTGTAGGGCGCTTTTGAACTACCACTCCAAGGACCTGTACACGGCCGAACAAAACTTCAGTAACTTGCTTGCGTTACATCCCCATCGTCTCGATTCACTGGACCACTACTCCAACATCTTATATGTCCTCAACATGCGCCCAAAACTAGCATTTCTGGCGCACCTTTGTTCCAGCATTGACAAGTTCCGACCCGAATCGTGCGTCGTCATAGGCAATTACTACTCCCTTTTATCTCTCCACGAAAAGGCCGTACAGTACTTCCGCCGAGCTCTTACCTTGGACCGCTCTTGTCTCTCTGCCTGGACGCTTATGGGCCACGAATACGTCGAACTGAAGAACACACACGCAGCCATTGAATCATATCGGCGTGCTGTTGATGTCAACCGTCGCGACTACCGCGCCTGGTACGGTCTTGGCCAGACATATGAGGTGCTCGAGATGAATTCCTAcgctttatactattacaaaAAGGCTGCCGGGCTCAGGCCTTGGGACGGCAAGATGTGGCAGGCCGTCGGGTCATGCCTGCAAAAAATGGGCAAAGACAGGGACGGCATAAAGGCGCTCAAGAGGGCACTACTAGCGGATAGCTACTATGACTCTACTTTGAGCAGCTTTGGGAGTGCGGGACCTGCAGACAGGATGGCGCAGATGGATCCAGAAGTGTTGCTACAGATTGCTAGCATGTATGACCGCCTGGGTGAGGTCGAGGAGGCTAGGGCATATATGGAGCTTTGTGTGGCACAGGAGGATGGAGGAGCCACGGACAATGCGGATGCTTCAGCTGTTTGCACCTCGAATCCCGGCGAATCCTTCGTCGTTCATGGTGATTCGCCTGGGTCGGACGGGGATGCAGAGGGAGGGTACGAAGGGCGTGGTGGAGCTGGGCAGGGAGAAGGGACTGGAGTGACAGTAGCCACAAGCAAGGCACGTATGTGGCTTGCCAGGTATGCAATGAGAACGGAGGACTACGTTACGGCTAACCGGCTGGCCACGGAGCTGTGCCAGGATGGAGTCGAGGTGGAAGAGGCCAAAGCGCTCATTCGAGAGGTTAGGTCGAGGATGGAACTCGCTGATTTGACGGAGCGCTAG
- the fpp gene encoding farnesyl-pyrophosphate synthetase — MAKTTTLKEFESVFPKLEEALLEYAKAYKLPEQMLSWYKQSLEVNTLGGKCNRGMSVPDSASILLGRPLTEEEYFQAATLGWMTELLQAFFLVSDDIMDSSITRRGKPCWYRQEGVGMVAINDAFMLESAIYTLLKKYFRSHPRYVDFLELFHEVTFQTEMGQLCDLLTAPEDKVDLDNFSMDKYTFIVIYKTAYYSFYLPVALAMYMLDIATPENLKQAEDILIPLGEYFQVQDDYLDNFGLPEHIGKIGTDIQDNKCSWLVNKALSIVTPEQRKTLEENYGRKDKAKEAVIKQLYDDLKLEDHYKQYEEERVGEIRKMIDAIDESKGLKKQVFEAFLGKIYKRSK, encoded by the exons ATGGCCAAGACAACGACCCTTAAGGAATTCGAGAGCGTCTTCCccaagctggaggaggcGCTCCTCGAGTATGCCAAGGCATACAAGCTGCCCGAGCAGATGCTCAGCTGGTACAAGCAG TCCCTCGAGGTCAACACCCTCGGCGGCAAGTGCAACCGCGGCATGTCCGTCCCCGACTCGGCCTCCATCCTGCTCGGCCGCCCCCTGACCGAGGAGGAATACTTCCAGGCCGCGACGCTCGGCTGGATGACTGAGCTCCTCCAGGCCTTCTTCCTGGTCTCCGACGACATCATGGACTCGTCCATCACGCGCCGCGGCAAGCCGTGCTGGTACCGCCAGGAGGGCGTGGGCATGGTTGCCATCAACGACGCCTTCATGCTCGAGTCGGCCATCTACACGCTGCTCAAGAAGTACTTCCGCTCGCACCCGCGTTACGTCGACTTCCTCGAGCTCTTCCACGAGGTGACCTTCCAGACGGAGATGGGCCAGCTGTGCGACCTGCTCACGGCGCCCGAGGACAAGGTCGACCTGGACAACTTCTCGATGGACAAGTACACCTTCATCGTCATCTACAAGACGGCCTACTACTCGTTCTACCTGCCCGTCGCGCTTGCCATGTACATGCTCGACATCGCCACTCCGGAGAACCTCAAGCAGGCCGAGGACATCCTGATCCCGCTGGGCGAGTACTTCCAGGTGCAGGACGACTACCTGGACAACTTTGGCCTGCCAGAGCACATTGGCAAGATCGGCACCGACATCCAGGATAACAAGTGCTCGTGGCTGGTCAACAAGGCGCTCAGCATTGTCACACCCGAGCAACGCAAAACGCTCGAGGAGAACTACGGCCGCAAGGACAAGGCCAAGGAAGCTGTCATCAAGCAGCTGTACGACGATCTCAAGCTCGAGGACCACTACAAGCAGTACGAGGAAGAGCGCGTCGGCGAGATCCGCAAGATGATTGATGCCATTGACGAGAGCAAGGGTCTCAAGAAGCAGGTCTTTGAGGCCTTCCTTGGTAAGATCTACAAGCGCAGCAAGTAA